The following coding sequences are from one Chthonomonadales bacterium window:
- a CDS encoding heavy metal translocating P-type ATPase codes for MPADSIAVVIAAVATIALLAWFFFGPKRAAPMARTRDGIQEVTIRVEGSYQPARITVRAGQPVRLLFDRREAAACSERVVIPDFGVNRDLPAFEVTPIQIKPDRPGDFAFTCGMGMYRGEIHVVAPQAASEPAPTMPHDAANGSAPTSEARCDLNVQGMVCASCVGRVEQALRRVPGVTDAAVNLLAERATVRYDAAAARPEDLVAALDVAGFDAEVRDLAADHSLGSEGGERRRAEVDDLRRRVTLAAALTAPVLAMAMGPHFGLMPMRWQEAPWWNWSQLVLSTPVLAWAGRGFFRGAWAALRQRASDMNTLIAVGTASAYLYSLAVTVAPGFFASHGLQAGVYFETADVIITLILVGRLLEARAKRGTGAAIERLIGLQPRTARVVRNGAEEDVPIAEVRAGDRLIVRPGEKVPVDGIVLSGESWVDESMLTGESMPRAKRSGDTVVGATLNQRGALTVEARRVGRDTVLAQIVRLVEQAQGSRAPIQRLADVVTGYFVPVVLMVAAATFAGWYALGPDPRFLNALVAFVAVLIIACPCALGLATPTAIMVGTGRGAQMGVLIKDAEALETAHRATTVVLDKTGTLTVGKPALADVVAADGADPAEALRLAAGAERGSEHPIAAAIVAGARARGAVVPEAAEFASETGRGVRATVEGRRVLVGSPAFLADEGVASLDAASRAARELAESGRTAVIVAVDGAAAATLGVSDPLKPGAADAVAGLARRGISVVMLTGDNARTAQVVAAQVGIQRVVAEVLPEHKAAEVKALQARGERVAMVGDGINDAPALAQADLGVAIGAGTDVAIETADIVLLRDDVHGIAEAIDLSRATMRNIRQNLGFAFGYNVLGIPIAAGLLYPLTGWLLSPMIASAAMAMSSVSVVTNALRLRRFVPADGGAAGSPPNPARAAADGASPARRAADPAGGSASG; via the coding sequence ATGCCTGCAGACAGCATCGCCGTCGTGATCGCCGCGGTGGCGACCATCGCGCTCCTGGCCTGGTTCTTCTTCGGGCCGAAGCGCGCCGCGCCGATGGCCCGCACTCGCGATGGGATACAAGAGGTCACGATCCGCGTCGAGGGCTCCTATCAGCCGGCGCGCATCACCGTGCGGGCGGGCCAACCGGTGCGCCTGCTCTTTGATCGGCGCGAGGCGGCCGCCTGTTCGGAGCGCGTCGTCATCCCGGACTTCGGGGTGAACCGCGACCTGCCTGCATTCGAGGTGACGCCGATCCAGATCAAGCCCGACCGCCCGGGAGATTTCGCGTTCACCTGCGGCATGGGCATGTACCGGGGCGAGATCCATGTCGTGGCCCCGCAGGCAGCGTCCGAGCCGGCGCCGACCATGCCGCACGACGCGGCGAACGGCTCGGCACCGACAAGCGAGGCGCGCTGCGACCTGAACGTTCAGGGGATGGTCTGCGCCTCGTGCGTCGGCCGGGTGGAGCAGGCGCTGCGCCGAGTTCCGGGCGTGACGGACGCCGCAGTCAACCTGCTGGCCGAGCGCGCCACGGTGCGCTATGACGCGGCCGCGGCCCGGCCAGAGGACCTGGTGGCCGCGCTGGACGTGGCGGGCTTCGACGCCGAGGTGCGCGACCTCGCCGCCGATCACTCCCTTGGCTCCGAGGGCGGCGAGCGCCGGCGGGCCGAGGTCGACGACCTGAGACGCCGGGTGACGCTGGCCGCCGCGCTCACGGCGCCCGTCCTCGCGATGGCGATGGGGCCGCACTTCGGGCTCATGCCGATGCGCTGGCAGGAGGCCCCGTGGTGGAACTGGAGCCAGCTCGTGCTGAGCACGCCGGTGCTCGCGTGGGCGGGACGCGGCTTCTTCCGCGGCGCGTGGGCCGCGCTCCGGCAGCGAGCCAGCGACATGAACACGCTGATCGCCGTCGGCACTGCGTCGGCCTACCTGTACTCGCTAGCGGTCACGGTCGCGCCCGGCTTCTTCGCCTCTCACGGTCTGCAAGCCGGCGTCTACTTCGAAACGGCGGACGTCATCATCACGCTCATCCTCGTGGGACGCCTGCTGGAGGCGCGCGCCAAGCGCGGCACGGGCGCGGCGATCGAGCGCCTGATCGGCCTGCAGCCGCGCACCGCGCGCGTTGTGCGCAACGGCGCGGAGGAGGATGTGCCGATCGCCGAGGTGCGGGCCGGTGACCGGCTCATCGTACGGCCCGGCGAGAAGGTGCCCGTTGACGGGATCGTGCTTTCGGGTGAGTCGTGGGTCGATGAAAGCATGCTTACGGGCGAGAGCATGCCGCGCGCCAAGCGCTCCGGCGACACCGTGGTCGGCGCGACGCTCAACCAGCGCGGCGCGCTCACAGTGGAGGCGCGGCGCGTGGGGCGCGATACCGTGCTCGCGCAGATCGTCCGTCTGGTGGAGCAGGCGCAGGGATCGCGAGCGCCCATCCAGCGCCTGGCCGACGTCGTGACCGGCTACTTTGTTCCGGTCGTCCTGATGGTCGCCGCGGCCACCTTCGCCGGCTGGTACGCGCTGGGCCCGGACCCGCGCTTCCTCAACGCGCTCGTGGCCTTCGTCGCGGTGCTGATCATCGCCTGCCCGTGCGCGCTCGGCCTGGCAACGCCCACGGCGATCATGGTCGGTACGGGGCGCGGCGCACAGATGGGCGTGCTGATCAAGGACGCGGAGGCACTGGAGACCGCGCACCGGGCGACGACAGTGGTGCTCGACAAGACCGGAACGCTGACCGTCGGCAAGCCTGCCCTGGCCGACGTGGTGGCCGCCGATGGCGCTGACCCCGCCGAGGCGCTTCGGCTGGCGGCCGGCGCCGAGCGCGGCAGCGAGCATCCCATCGCGGCCGCCATCGTGGCGGGAGCGCGCGCGCGCGGCGCGGTGGTCCCGGAGGCGGCGGAGTTCGCTTCGGAGACTGGCCGCGGCGTGCGCGCGACGGTGGAGGGGAGGCGTGTGCTGGTTGGGTCGCCCGCCTTCCTGGCCGACGAGGGCGTGGCGAGCCTTGACGCGGCGAGCAGGGCCGCGCGCGAGCTCGCGGAGTCGGGGCGGACGGCGGTGATCGTCGCGGTCGATGGGGCCGCAGCGGCGACGCTGGGCGTCTCGGACCCGCTCAAGCCGGGGGCCGCCGACGCCGTGGCGGGTCTGGCGCGCCGGGGCATCTCCGTGGTCATGCTGACGGGCGACAACGCCCGGACCGCGCAGGTGGTCGCCGCGCAGGTGGGAATCCAGCGCGTGGTCGCCGAGGTCCTTCCCGAGCACAAAGCGGCCGAGGTGAAGGCGCTTCAGGCGCGCGGAGAGCGCGTGGCAATGGTGGGGGACGGCATCAACGATGCGCCGGCGCTGGCGCAGGCCGATCTAGGCGTCGCGATCGGGGCCGGCACCGATGTGGCGATCGAGACTGCCGACATCGTGCTCCTGCGCGACGACGTGCACGGGATCGCCGAGGCGATCGACCTGTCGCGCGCGACGATGCGCAACATCCGCCAGAACCTGGGGTTCGCCTTCGGCTACAACGTGCTCGGCATCCCGATCGCCGCGGGCTTGCTCTACCCGCTTACCGGGTGGCTACTGAGCCCGATGATCGCGTCGGCGGCCATGGCGATGAGCAGCGTGAGCGTGGTCACCAACGCGCTGCGCCTGCGACGCTTCGTTCCGGCGGACGGCGGAGCGGCAGGATCGCCACCGAACCCGGCGCGCGCGGCAGCAGACGGTGCCTCCCCGGCGCGCAGGGCCGCCGACCCCGCCGGCGGGTCGGCGTCGGGCTAG
- a CDS encoding phytanoyl-CoA dioxygenase family protein has product MKLTDEQLAFFGENGYLPVTGVLSAREIADLRAAYDRIFAATEKPSSYRNLGQKEGEETPSGAVLQIIDMWRLDPAFARVLHKEPLLDIVERVVGGPGLRLYHDQALYKPALNGDVVPWHQDNGYWRLDPPRAVSLWIALDDADEGNGCMWVVPGSHRSGEVGHQRAGSYVAQLKADADESLAVSVPLRAGDAMFHHCRTLHMTRPNRSPRQRRAWVMHYMPAGTRQDGVALDDRVLLRGGGGGATA; this is encoded by the coding sequence GTGAAGCTAACCGACGAGCAACTGGCGTTTTTCGGCGAGAACGGGTACCTGCCGGTGACGGGAGTCCTCTCCGCACGCGAGATCGCCGACCTGCGTGCGGCCTACGATCGCATCTTCGCGGCCACGGAGAAGCCGTCGAGCTACCGCAATCTGGGCCAGAAGGAGGGCGAGGAGACCCCGTCGGGAGCGGTGCTCCAGATCATCGACATGTGGCGGCTCGACCCCGCGTTCGCGCGGGTGCTGCACAAGGAGCCGCTGTTGGACATCGTGGAGCGGGTGGTTGGCGGGCCGGGCCTGCGGCTCTACCACGACCAGGCGCTCTACAAGCCGGCGCTCAACGGCGATGTGGTGCCCTGGCATCAGGACAACGGCTACTGGCGGCTGGACCCGCCGCGCGCGGTGAGCCTCTGGATCGCGCTCGACGACGCGGACGAGGGGAACGGCTGCATGTGGGTGGTTCCGGGCAGCCACCGCAGCGGCGAGGTGGGCCACCAGCGAGCGGGCTCCTATGTGGCGCAGCTCAAGGCCGATGCCGACGAGTCGCTCGCCGTCAGTGTGCCGCTCCGAGCCGGCGACGCCATGTTCCACCATTGCCGCACGCTGCACATGACGCGTCCCAACCGCAGCCCGCGCCAGCGGCGCGCGTGGGTGATGCACTACATGCCGGCCGGCACGCGGCAGGACGGCGTCGCGCTCGACGACCGCGTGCTGCTGCGCGGCGGCGGTGGCGGGGCGACAGCGTAG
- a CDS encoding phytanoyl-CoA dioxygenase family protein, giving the protein MPAVITDEQAQFFRDNGYLILRGVLRGEELGRVQAAMDDLTAYGSAETREDPDFMYGKGHRTGASVLKRIEYVIDKRDEMKVMLGHPFILRSVEKLMGPDLIPTWDSMVLKLPGEGIIVPWHRDAGTECVADTPIFNVDFYLDEADEDTCVWVVPGSHAWPVERVAGWLDERRAGDTTKEAFRASGAVPALMQPGDVLFHNILVLHGSPSNASDKLRRVVYYEFRSAHVEQAIGPHVPEYIALKQKVLLACLQRRRQAGYVPADEEPYRYRPPAPFDTAGLAPGEELPTYRYPHARYWRS; this is encoded by the coding sequence ATGCCGGCTGTGATCACCGACGAGCAGGCTCAGTTCTTTCGCGACAACGGTTATCTGATCCTGCGCGGCGTGCTCCGAGGCGAGGAGTTGGGTCGCGTGCAAGCCGCGATGGACGACCTGACGGCCTACGGATCGGCGGAGACCCGCGAGGACCCCGACTTCATGTACGGTAAGGGCCACCGCACGGGCGCTAGCGTGCTGAAGCGGATCGAGTACGTGATCGACAAGCGCGACGAGATGAAGGTGATGCTCGGACACCCCTTCATCCTTCGCTCGGTCGAGAAGCTGATGGGCCCGGACCTCATCCCGACGTGGGACTCGATGGTCCTCAAGCTCCCGGGCGAAGGCATCATCGTTCCGTGGCATCGCGACGCCGGTACGGAGTGCGTGGCGGATACCCCCATCTTCAACGTGGACTTCTACCTGGACGAGGCCGACGAAGACACGTGCGTGTGGGTGGTGCCGGGCAGCCATGCGTGGCCGGTGGAGCGTGTCGCCGGATGGCTCGATGAGCGCCGCGCCGGCGACACGACAAAGGAGGCGTTCCGCGCATCCGGCGCCGTTCCTGCCCTGATGCAGCCGGGCGACGTGCTGTTCCACAACATCCTGGTGCTGCACGGCTCGCCCTCCAACGCCTCCGACAAGCTGCGCCGCGTCGTGTACTACGAGTTCCGCTCGGCCCACGTGGAGCAGGCCATCGGGCCCCACGTGCCCGAGTACATCGCGCTCAAGCAGAAGGTCCTGCTTGCCTGCCTCCAGCGCCGGCGCCAGGCCGGCTACGTGCCTGCGGACGAGGAGCCCTACAGATACCGCCCTCCCGCCCCGTTCGACACTGCGGGCCTCGCGCCCGGCGAGGAGCTGCCAACCTACCGCTATCCCCACGCCCGGTACTGGCGCTCTTGA
- a CDS encoding right-handed parallel beta-helix repeat-containing protein yields the protein MHAASCAILALLVAAAPAVAAPSSADFFVSPDGRDTWSGRLPTVDRARGDGPFASVARALRAVRERRQQQPDRLGAIAVVLRGGTYELDEPIVLTPDDSGTAASPTLLAAYPGERPVLSGGTRITGWTVGASRRWGAVLPAVRRGDWSFAQLWVNGTRRYRPRLPKHGYFTVARGLPAEPGGGFAGFAYDGTDIRSDWHDLNEVEILGFQIWTMARFRVAAVDQAARTVRFQGKTANSEFYSAIPAGNRYIVENVREALSEPGEWYLDRPAGRLTYQPAAGEDPRRTEVVAPRLEHLLAFRGDVAGRRWVSHVVLRGLTFAHTNWTTPPGGHAFPQAEADLGAAVRAVGARHCRLEGCTITHTGGWALDLGEGCKRVVVDGCTLTDLGAGGIKVGTTGYAQDEEAVAGEITVSDCVIAHGGRLHPAGIGVWIGHSPHNVIANNEIADFYYTGISVGWSWGYGPSHAHHNTLEYNHIHDIGQRVLSDMGGTYTLGVAPGSVQRGNVIHDINSFGYGGWGIYFDEGTTGMLAEGNLVYRTKSAGFHQHYGRENVARNNVFAFGHEAEVMRTRAEEHLSFTFERNIVYWREGPLLGSNWSGHNYRFDRNLYWNASGAPVTFAGLTLEEWRAKGQDLHSVIADPRFVAPGRGDFGLRAGSPASQIGFVAIDASRAGPRGALRKPPVKPTPGYPQPPPPPPSDIADGFEETPVGARPRGATVHEEGPPAIVRVTDEQAAAGEHSLKFVDTPGQQHNYNPHIYYGVRFPSCVLVSTFALRVAPGTTVFHEWRDSGSPYHVGPSIRVEPDGSLLASGRRLMALPHQTWVRFEVTCGVGSRANGRWDLVVRLPGRTPPLRFPGLPCNPSFRDLEWFGFSADADAAGLFYLDDLRLAPRG from the coding sequence ATGCACGCGGCTTCATGCGCGATCCTCGCCCTCCTCGTGGCCGCGGCGCCCGCCGTGGCCGCGCCGTCCTCTGCCGACTTCTTCGTGTCGCCCGATGGGCGCGACACCTGGTCAGGGCGCCTACCGACCGTGGACCGAGCGCGCGGAGACGGCCCGTTCGCCAGTGTGGCGCGCGCGCTGCGCGCCGTCCGCGAGCGGCGCCAGCAGCAGCCCGACCGGCTCGGAGCCATCGCTGTTGTGCTGCGGGGTGGCACCTACGAGCTGGACGAGCCGATCGTGCTGACCCCCGACGACTCCGGCACCGCCGCCTCGCCCACGCTCCTCGCCGCCTACCCCGGCGAGCGACCGGTGTTGAGCGGCGGCACGCGCATCACGGGCTGGACCGTCGGCGCGTCCCGGCGCTGGGGGGCCGTGCTGCCGGCGGTTCGCCGCGGCGACTGGAGCTTCGCGCAACTCTGGGTGAACGGCACGCGCCGCTACCGACCGCGATTGCCCAAGCACGGGTACTTCACGGTGGCCAGGGGCCTTCCCGCGGAGCCCGGCGGCGGCTTCGCCGGGTTCGCCTACGACGGCACAGACATCCGCTCCGACTGGCACGACCTGAACGAGGTTGAGATCCTGGGCTTTCAGATCTGGACGATGGCTCGCTTTCGCGTGGCCGCTGTGGACCAGGCGGCGCGCACGGTGCGGTTCCAGGGAAAGACCGCCAACTCCGAGTTCTACTCGGCCATCCCCGCCGGCAACCGCTATATCGTTGAAAACGTGCGCGAGGCTCTGTCGGAGCCCGGCGAGTGGTATCTTGACCGGCCCGCCGGACGCCTGACCTACCAGCCCGCGGCCGGCGAGGACCCTCGGCGGACGGAGGTCGTGGCGCCGCGCCTGGAGCACCTGCTGGCGTTCCGCGGCGACGTGGCGGGCCGCCGCTGGGTGAGCCATGTCGTGCTGCGCGGGCTCACGTTCGCGCACACGAACTGGACCACGCCGCCGGGCGGCCACGCCTTCCCGCAGGCCGAGGCGGACCTCGGCGCGGCGGTGCGGGCCGTTGGCGCGCGCCACTGCCGCCTGGAGGGCTGCACGATCACGCACACGGGCGGTTGGGCGCTCGACCTGGGCGAGGGCTGCAAACGCGTCGTCGTCGACGGGTGCACGCTGACGGACCTAGGCGCCGGGGGCATCAAGGTCGGCACCACGGGCTATGCCCAGGACGAGGAGGCCGTCGCCGGCGAGATCACGGTGAGCGACTGCGTGATCGCCCACGGCGGCCGGTTGCACCCGGCCGGCATCGGCGTCTGGATCGGACACTCACCTCACAACGTGATCGCGAACAATGAGATCGCCGACTTCTACTACACCGGCATCTCGGTCGGCTGGTCCTGGGGCTATGGGCCGAGCCACGCGCACCACAACACGCTCGAGTACAACCACATCCACGACATCGGGCAGCGCGTGCTGAGCGATATGGGGGGCACCTACACGCTCGGCGTCGCGCCGGGCAGCGTGCAGCGCGGCAATGTCATCCACGACATCAACAGCTTCGGCTACGGCGGCTGGGGCATCTACTTCGACGAGGGCACGACGGGCATGCTGGCGGAAGGGAACCTGGTCTACCGCACGAAGAGCGCGGGGTTCCACCAGCACTATGGCCGCGAGAACGTCGCCCGCAACAACGTCTTCGCCTTCGGCCACGAGGCGGAGGTGATGCGTACGCGTGCAGAGGAGCACCTCTCCTTCACGTTCGAGCGCAACATCGTCTATTGGCGGGAGGGCCCGCTGCTCGGGTCCAATTGGTCAGGCCACAACTATCGCTTCGATCGCAACCTATACTGGAACGCGTCCGGCGCGCCGGTCACCTTCGCCGGGCTCACGCTGGAGGAGTGGCGCGCCAAGGGGCAGGACCTGCATTCCGTCATCGCCGATCCACGGTTCGTGGCGCCCGGTCGCGGCGACTTCGGGCTGCGCGCCGGCTCGCCCGCCAGCCAGATTGGCTTCGTGGCGATCGACGCCTCACGGGCCGGGCCGCGCGGCGCGCTGCGCAAGCCGCCCGTCAAGCCGACGCCGGGCTACCCGCAGCCGCCTCCTCCACCGCCGAGTGACATTGCGGATGGGTTCGAGGAGACGCCGGTCGGCGCGAGGCCGCGCGGCGCGACCGTCCACGAGGAAGGACCGCCGGCCATCGTGCGAGTGACCGACGAACAGGCCGCTGCCGGCGAGCACAGCCTTAAGTTTGTGGACACGCCAGGCCAGCAGCACAACTACAACCCGCACATCTACTACGGCGTGCGGTTCCCGAGTTGCGTTCTGGTGAGCACTTTCGCCCTCCGCGTCGCGCCGGGCACGACCGTCTTTCACGAGTGGCGCGACTCGGGCAGCCCCTACCACGTGGGGCCCTCCATCCGCGTGGAGCCGGACGGGTCGCTTCTGGCCTCGGGCCGCCGCCTGATGGCGCTGCCGCACCAAACCTGGGTTCGCTTCGAGGTGACTTGCGGCGTGGGTAGCCGCGCGAACGGCCGCTGGGACCTGGTGGTGCGGCTGCCCGGGCGCACGCCGCCGCTACGGTTCCCCGGCCTACCGTGCAACCCGTCGTTCCGGGACCTGGAGTGGTTCGGGTTCTCCGCCGACGCCGACGCGGCCGGCCTGTTCTACCTTGACGACCTCAGGCTGGCCCCGAGAGGGTAG
- a CDS encoding class I SAM-dependent methyltransferase translates to MNATEDWDVIWRWQWFRRALWQPHFRDPAHPEGRPARSAPIWNWVLQQREARRVLDCNCGLGLRAILLQEDGYEVVGTDPSGVAIQHACELTELREVPIAFHQCAWENLAEQFDSEFDAIINDAFAWTPTRAELRFAAHNFASVLRPGGSLIFTGADQWSAPESKETLVEHAWAAAPRFQLRSDFETEGTRVTLVVARDRSDVGVVENYLFVVRDEAGPRLETAAVCSSVQWTWQDYQHVCHEAGFSALASVKVPVGRREHVLNVATK, encoded by the coding sequence ATGAACGCGACCGAGGACTGGGACGTCATCTGGCGCTGGCAGTGGTTCCGGCGAGCTCTGTGGCAGCCTCACTTTCGGGACCCGGCCCACCCGGAGGGCCGACCCGCTCGCAGCGCCCCGATCTGGAACTGGGTGCTGCAGCAACGCGAGGCGCGGCGCGTGCTCGACTGCAACTGCGGCCTTGGGCTCCGCGCCATTCTGCTTCAGGAGGACGGCTACGAGGTCGTCGGGACCGACCCGAGCGGCGTCGCGATTCAGCACGCTTGCGAGCTCACCGAGCTCCGCGAGGTGCCCATCGCCTTCCACCAGTGCGCCTGGGAGAACCTCGCCGAGCAGTTCGACAGCGAGTTCGACGCCATCATCAACGACGCGTTCGCCTGGACGCCCACGCGCGCGGAGCTGCGCTTCGCGGCGCACAACTTCGCCTCCGTCCTGCGGCCTGGAGGCTCCCTCATCTTCACCGGCGCCGACCAGTGGTCTGCGCCGGAGAGCAAGGAGACGCTGGTCGAACATGCCTGGGCGGCGGCGCCCCGGTTTCAGCTTCGCAGCGACTTCGAGACCGAGGGCACGCGCGTCACACTCGTAGTGGCGCGCGACCGCAGCGATGTCGGCGTCGTCGAGAACTACCTGTTCGTCGTGAGAGACGAGGCGGGGCCGCGCCTTGAGACGGCCGCCGTGTGCAGCTCGGTGCAGTGGACCTGGCAGGACTACCAGCACGTGTGCCACGAGGCCGGCTTCAGCGCGCTCGCGAGCGTCAAGGTCCCGGTTGGCCGGCGCGAGCACGTCCTCAACGTCGCCACCAAGTAG
- a CDS encoding Nif3-like dinuclear metal center hexameric protein, which translates to MAEVSEFLEYLAPPSLSHPDDPHGLQVGAPASEVRSIVLAAMASFNALSAAAARKHSLLITAAPLLKRPLLSVRRDDPIGGALAYLLEHRINLYALPNSFKAAPGGFDDSLAERLGLAATSALLPTAYEQQYKMAVHTPLDAADKVMRAAAEAGAGRIGNYSHCSFRTRGLGTFLPLEGANPTSGEVGSLERVDEVRLEMVVPQREIQGVIAAVLDAHPYEEVAYDIYSVRNPGVLYGRGRIGELPLKVSLETVLAQVQDALEAVSLRCSHHADFPIGTLAVASGPGDGLVWQANRAGAGAFVTGGASPEDLMLAENSTTVLVDVGFTASVGPGLRRLRAQICDTFGADGLDVLFIA; encoded by the coding sequence GTGGCCGAGGTCAGCGAGTTCCTTGAGTATCTGGCGCCTCCATCCCTCTCGCACCCGGACGACCCCCACGGCCTGCAGGTCGGCGCCCCCGCCTCCGAGGTCCGCTCCATCGTCCTCGCCGCCATGGCGTCCTTCAACGCGCTCTCGGCGGCCGCCGCCCGCAAGCACTCGCTGCTCATCACCGCCGCCCCCCTGCTCAAACGGCCCCTGCTGTCGGTGCGGCGCGACGACCCGATCGGCGGCGCCCTGGCCTATCTGCTCGAGCACCGCATCAACCTCTACGCCCTGCCGAACAGCTTCAAGGCGGCGCCCGGCGGGTTCGACGACAGCCTGGCCGAGCGGCTGGGTCTGGCCGCCACCTCAGCGCTCCTGCCCACGGCCTACGAGCAACAGTACAAGATGGCCGTTCACACCCCGCTTGACGCCGCCGACAAGGTGATGCGCGCTGCGGCGGAGGCCGGGGCGGGCCGCATCGGCAACTACAGTCACTGCTCGTTTCGCACTCGCGGGCTGGGCACGTTCCTTCCGCTGGAGGGGGCCAACCCGACCTCCGGCGAGGTCGGCAGCCTAGAGCGCGTTGACGAGGTCCGGCTGGAGATGGTCGTGCCGCAGCGCGAGATCCAGGGAGTGATCGCCGCCGTGCTCGACGCGCACCCGTATGAGGAAGTGGCCTACGACATCTACTCGGTACGCAACCCCGGCGTGCTCTACGGCCGCGGGCGGATCGGCGAGTTGCCACTGAAGGTGTCGCTGGAGACGGTCCTCGCTCAAGTGCAAGACGCGCTGGAGGCCGTCTCGCTGCGCTGCTCCCACCACGCCGACTTCCCGATCGGTACGCTCGCCGTGGCGAGCGGACCCGGCGACGGCCTCGTGTGGCAGGCGAACCGCGCCGGGGCCGGCGCGTTCGTGACCGGCGGAGCATCCCCCGAGGACCTCATGCTCGCCGAGAACAGCACGACGGTCCTCGTGGATGTCGGGTTCACCGCGTCCGTCGGCCCCGGGCTGCGCCGCCTGCGCGCCCAGATATGCGACACGTTCGGGGCAGACGGCCTCGACGTCCTCTTCATCGCGTGA
- a CDS encoding D-glycerate dehydrogenase, with protein sequence MTMAFVTRPLPEEAIALVRDAAETQIWPEPVPPPRDVLLRSVRDVDGLLCLLTDRIDDELLDHAPRLRVVSQMAVGYDNIDVAACTRRGVAVGNTPGVLTETTADLAFALLMATARRLAEAERFVRSGAWSTWSPMLLTGPDVHHATLGIVGMGRIGYEVARRAAGFQMGVLYADARPSEAAERDFGARRRDLDALLEESDFVTLHTPLLPETRHLIGAAQLARMKPTAILVNTSRGAVVDEQALHEALSAGRIAAAGLDVYEVEPLPANSPLLQLDNVVLLPHIGSASVPTRTRMAVLAAENLVAGLRGQPLPNPVN encoded by the coding sequence ATGACGATGGCATTCGTGACTCGTCCCCTGCCGGAGGAAGCCATCGCGCTCGTACGCGATGCCGCCGAGACGCAGATCTGGCCGGAGCCCGTGCCGCCCCCGCGCGACGTGCTGCTGCGGAGCGTGCGGGACGTCGACGGCCTGCTCTGTCTCCTCACCGACCGCATCGACGATGAACTGCTCGACCACGCGCCGAGGCTGCGCGTTGTCAGTCAGATGGCGGTGGGGTACGACAACATCGACGTCGCGGCCTGCACGCGGCGCGGGGTCGCGGTTGGCAACACGCCGGGCGTCCTCACGGAGACGACCGCCGACCTGGCGTTCGCGCTGCTGATGGCGACGGCGCGGCGGCTGGCGGAAGCCGAACGGTTCGTGCGGTCCGGCGCCTGGAGCACCTGGTCGCCGATGCTGTTGACCGGGCCCGACGTCCATCACGCGACGCTCGGGATCGTGGGCATGGGGCGGATCGGTTACGAGGTTGCGCGGCGCGCCGCAGGCTTCCAAATGGGTGTCCTCTACGCCGACGCCCGTCCGAGCGAGGCCGCGGAGCGCGACTTCGGCGCGCGCCGCCGGGACCTGGACGCGCTGCTCGAGGAGAGCGACTTCGTGACGCTGCACACGCCGCTTCTGCCCGAGACGCGTCACCTGATCGGCGCGGCGCAGTTGGCCCGCATGAAACCCACCGCGATCCTGGTGAACACGTCGCGCGGCGCCGTGGTGGACGAGCAGGCGCTCCACGAGGCGCTGAGCGCCGGGCGCATCGCTGCCGCCGGCCTGGACGTGTACGAGGTGGAGCCCCTGCCCGCCAACTCGCCGCTGCTCCAACTAGACAACGTCGTGCTGCTGCCGCACATCGGCTCAGCCTCCGTGCCAACGCGCACTCGCATGGCCGTGCTCGCCGCAGAGAACCTGGTGGCCGGGCTGCGCGGCCAGCCGCTGCCCAACCCCGTCAACTGA
- a CDS encoding NUDIX domain-containing protein yields MKPLSSDDERALRLARKRAGWGLDLTPADLADMRSEWAPRVMPDGKDEEEHFALCRPDGSTTAAVGPRWLFHLFGLCHRAVHVGLSTPAGLVILQRRSPTMADWPGAWDMAVAGHVPQRDDGSDMGYEAAARKEAFEELGLPLEGMNALFAEGRLVPIGAPYASFEQDEGRNPPFYNAESRQLYGATLTPEGYARLVPDYEELSGVFVCSREEAWSMLERATVAGAMRHSLTRYLDWLVQPRA; encoded by the coding sequence ATGAAGCCGCTCAGTAGCGATGACGAACGTGCGCTGCGCCTCGCGCGGAAGCGCGCCGGCTGGGGGCTCGACCTGACGCCGGCGGATCTGGCCGACATGCGAAGCGAATGGGCGCCCCGCGTGATGCCGGACGGCAAGGACGAGGAGGAGCACTTCGCCCTTTGCCGCCCGGACGGCTCGACAACAGCCGCAGTTGGGCCCCGCTGGCTCTTCCACCTCTTCGGTCTCTGCCATCGCGCCGTGCACGTCGGCCTGTCGACGCCAGCCGGGCTCGTGATCTTGCAGCGCCGCTCCCCCACGATGGCCGACTGGCCTGGCGCCTGGGACATGGCCGTGGCGGGCCATGTGCCGCAACGCGATGACGGCTCCGACATGGGCTACGAGGCGGCCGCGCGCAAGGAGGCCTTCGAGGAGCTCGGCCTGCCGCTCGAAGGCATGAACGCCCTCTTTGCGGAGGGGCGCCTCGTGCCGATCGGGGCCCCCTACGCTAGCTTTGAACAGGACGAGGGGCGTAACCCGCCGTTCTACAACGCCGAATCGCGCCAGTTGTATGGCGCGACGCTCACCCCCGAGGGGTACGCGCGCCTGGTGCCGGACTACGAGGAGCTGTCCGGCGTCTTCGTGTGCTCGCGCGAGGAAGCGTGGAGCATGCTGGAGCGCGCCACGGTGGCGGGAGCGATGCGCCACTCCCTCACGCGCTATCTCGATTGGCTGGTGCAGCCGCGCGCCTGA